GTCCACAGAAAAGCGTATGAAGTCCTTAATGATCCTGATCCTTATTATGAATTAAAGCAAGTCAGTAATCGCGCCGCTTCAAGAGTCTTCCCCATTGCGAAATCACTTATTTACGAGGGAAAGCCGAATGTAAAAGAAGCTTTCAGGAAAGCGATTCTTGCAGCAGTGATTGGGAATTTCTTCGACTTTGGCATCATGGGCCTGGAAGTTGGAGAAGATAATTTTGAAGCTACGTTTACAAAAGCTTTTGAAAAAGGACTTGAGGTCGATGATACTGACCGGATGTTTGACCTAATATCTAATACTGTATATGTAGCTGACAATTGCGGTGAAATAATCCTTGATACACTGGTGTTTGACATTATCCGAAAGCAAGGAGGAAAAGTAACTCTTGTTATCCGTGGCGAACCAATGTTAACTGACGTTACGATGGAAGATGTTAAGGCACTTGGAATCGAAGAACATGTAGACAGAATAATTACTACAGGTTGCAATGCAGTTGGAGTCTCCTTTGAGGAAGCACCGGATGAATTGCTTGAGGCGTTTGACAATGCCAGTCTTATTATTAGTAAGGGAATGGCAAATTATGAAACCCTCTCAGAGAGAACACTTCGCCCGATAGCATATCTCCTAAGAACAAAATGCGATGCTGTAGCTGAAGACATGGAATTGGAGAAAGATTGCTCTGTTGCTAAACTTTTCATGGAGTGATATGGATGTGTGAACTTAAAGCCATCTTTAAAACCGGAGACGATGAAAGTCGCACCGTAATGGAGTCTGTTACAAAAGTAATCGTAAACGACTCTCTTATAGAAATGACAGGTATCTTTGGTGAAAAGGAAGTCATTGAA
The window above is part of the Methanohalophilus levihalophilus genome. Proteins encoded here:
- a CDS encoding damage-control phosphatase ARMT1 family protein, with the protein product MKMDPRCTYCLLSRVHYESMLSTKDEELIRKALVSCMDVMKEKYIPGVAAGHVSTAVHRKAYEVLNDPDPYYELKQVSNRAASRVFPIAKSLIYEGKPNVKEAFRKAILAAVIGNFFDFGIMGLEVGEDNFEATFTKAFEKGLEVDDTDRMFDLISNTVYVADNCGEIILDTLVFDIIRKQGGKVTLVIRGEPMLTDVTMEDVKALGIEEHVDRIITTGCNAVGVSFEEAPDELLEAFDNASLIISKGMANYETLSERTLRPIAYLLRTKCDAVAEDMELEKDCSVAKLFME
- a CDS encoding CooT family nickel-binding protein; translation: MCELKAIFKTGDDESRTVMESVTKVIVNDSLIEMTGIFGEKEVIEGKISEIDFSKGELIIVAND